The nucleotide window AAACAGAAGCATTTTTTTCAATTCATCTAGGTGACAGAAATACAAATGAGGTGCGTACATCCACAAACCCTACATACATGGGGATGGATCCGCTGAAAATATAGGAAACCGCTAAGGAAAACAAGCAATAGAAAACTGTAGTCTAGACAGAGCAACCACGCCCGTTGACAGAAAGTGTGACACAGCCATGCAAGAACGGGAAGGTGCAGAGCTCTCGTCGGGTCGTTGCACTCGCACAGCAAACTGCATCCCTGGCTCATTCGGCCACCATGAATAAGTCATTAGCAGTCAGTAGTGTCGGTGTGCTACCAACTATCAAAATGATTATTGGAAAGATCAAGCTTCCATAACTTTGGCAGACTCCCGACGGAATATGGTATTGGTCCAACGAAGTTGTTTCCTCCAAGATCTAAAACTGTTAGGTTCTTTAGGGCCCCAATGCTCGGTGGCACTGTCCCAGACAAGTTGTTTGCACCCAAAATTAGCCATTGAAGCGCGGCAGATAGATTACCGATATTGTATGGTAATGTGCCCCTTAGCTTATTCATACTTAGGTTCAGTATTATAAGCTTGGATAGATTAAACAATGTTGTTGGAACTCTACCCGATAGCCTATTCTGACCGAGAAACACCGCCCGGTTCTTCCCCATATTCGGCAATTTCCCAAGATCTTCAGGAATGCTTCCTTTGAGTTGATTGTGGGTAAGTCGTAGCTCTTCTAAGTAAGTGTTGTTGCCGAAGGTTGGTGGAATGTTTCCTGTGAGGCTATTATTGGAAAGGTCAATTCCCTTTAGATTGTAGAGGGAACCTATATTTCCAGGAATCGAACCCACTAGCATGTTAGAAGAGAGGTCTAGTAAAAGGAGTTTGGAACAATTTGTAAGTGCATTCGGAATGTTCCCCTGCAACAAGTTGTTCTGTAAGTAAAGGATTTCTAATCTTATAAGACGATTGAGAGAGGGCAACTGGCCAGAGAAGAGATTGTTGGATAGTGTAAGTTCCCAAAGGAAGGTTAGATTTCCTAGAGAGGGTGTGATTTGGCCTGTCAAGCTCATGTTGGCAAGGTTTAGCACTGTAACACGTTCTGGGTGCATTGTGCTGCACTTGATGCCCGACCACATACAGTAGTGGATGTTCTCATTCCAAGAGCGCAAGGCTCCTCTTGGGTCCGCTCTGATGGCCCCTTTGAAATCAAGAAGTGAACGGTGATCTGTGGTGTTACCATGAACTGTTGAGCAATTAATGTCACTTGCTCCATAAAACAACCCTAAGAGCACTGGTAGAACAAGCATGGCGAGACCCATGAGGTTTATGTTTCCTGCAAAAGGCCAGACATGCATTTTCAACATAAGCTCCAAAAAATTACAAACCTACATTAGTGCATACTACGTCACTTTTACTCAGTAACTTCCAATACAGATAGACCATTTTTTCACCAATGGGGTTGCAAGGATAAAAATGGAAAGTGGTCATAAATTAGCATTTTATTTTTGTAAACATATTTGTATTATATGCTCACCGGAGAAGATAAGCACACTAAGGGGTGTTCGGTTGGGCTTAACTTTGGCTTTTGCACTTGGCTTAAAAGCCCGGGAAAACACCTATTTATGGACTTTTGGATTATACAATCATAGGTATATTTTATTTTGCTTAATACCATCCTAGGTGTCCTTCTTGCCTATAAGCCAAAATGCAAAAGCCAAAGTTAAACGTAGCCAAATACCCACTAACTCATAGTACTTCGTTGCAAAGTGCAAGTCCAAACATGGGTACATAATTACGTATGAACCTAATATTTAAAACTTCATGAAAAAAAGCATAGCTCTATTTCTGAAAATGTGTGAAGAAAAAACTAAAAGGCAGTACGTATGGTAACAAGCCTAACCAGAAGACACAAATCAAAAGAGATTACTTTTTTGCGGATTTGCTAAGCGTATGTTGTCTAGCCACGTCATCACCAGCAGAAGATATGAAGAGGATTGACGGCTGCAAGGGTGCTTGCCAGCACAGCAGAAGTGTGGGGCTTAGGGGGGTGGCCGGAACGGCGGCGGTAGGCAGGTATGCATGGGCTAGAGAGCGGGTAGAATGGGAGGGGGGAAAGATGAACAGTAGCCACACACGAAGGAATAACATAACTTATCCATAAATACTTTTTCAAGCAACTGACGGATGAGTGCTCCCTCTTTTCGAGGATAACAAGTCAAAAACTGATGATTATTTGATAAAAACTACTAGTAAAATAAGGACGAAAGACCAAGTCTAAGCACCAATTTCAGGCTTTTGGTTATCGGAAGCATTTCATATAAGACTTGTTGTGGTGCCATAGTGGTACGGTGGCTAATCCAACGGCCAGTTGCAGCTTAGCCTTGCGCATGAACGGTGTGATGTGGGATATCGTACAAATATTGGATGGGAAGTGTCCTACGCGTACGTGGCAATGTTGTTTGGGTTTTGCACATGATGGTATAAGCGAAAAGCCCGTAAAATAGGTGAATTTTTGTTGGCTTACAAGCCAAAATGCAAAAGCTGAAGTTAAGCCCAACCAAATACCCCCTAACTCGTAGTACTTTGAAGCAAAGTGCTAGTCTGAGCATGACGAAACTAATATCTGAAACTTCACGAAAAAAAGGATTATACCTCTAATTTTTAAAAATATGTGAGAAAACAGCAAAACAATACATAAGATAACAAGCCTGACAAGAAGACTCAACCCAAAAGAGATATTTTTTGCGGATTTGCTAAGCATCGGTTGCTTAGCCGCATCATTGCCGGTGCCATGTGGAGCATAGAAAAGGGTTGACGGGTGCTCGCAGGCGCATGAAAAGGGTGGGGCTTAGAGGGATGGTTAGAACAGTTGTGACACGACAGGAGAGGCTGCTCAGAGAGGGCAGGGTGGTGCACAGCGGCGATAGCCGGTAGGTAGTTAAGCAGGGGCTAGAGAGCGGGTCGACTGGGAGGGGAACAAGATGAATAGTACTAGGCTGTGAGAATCGACTGATACATGTAAACTTGGCGACTAGGTGCTTCCTTTTACCGAGGATTACATCCCAAGAAAAGATGATTACTCGATAGAACTACTAGTATATCAGGACAAGAGAACAACTCgtgaaataaataaataaaaatcaggACGAGAGATATAGTTGCGAACCTTTGATGGAGCGCACGGCAGGACGACGACCTCTTCTAGCTTTGGGTTTCCCCGGGTGGTGGTGTGTGAGTAAGGCGAAAGTAGGATGCTCGGCTAGATGGCTAGCTCAGGCCCCAGGGGTTTAAGAGCACTTGCGCAGCGCCCCCCGCATCCACACGGTCGTCAGGTCGCATCAGCCATTGTCACTGCATTATTTCAGCTTTGACATCCAACGCAGCGGCCAAGTCAAAATTTATTTCATCTCCCACCTACTTTGCGTCGCTGTTTCAGCTGGACAGGCCATATTGCGCCGCAGCCAGGCAGAGAGAAACCTTCCGCGCGGCATGTCGACAAAATGCAGGGTGCGCAACTGTTCTCCATTTGGGTTTGGCAACATCGTTAAGAAATCAACATTTACTTGTGATAGCAGCGCTCTGGTCCAGATGTCGGCAGATAGTAGGATACAAAATAACACAAGCTTCTTCCAATTCAACGTCAATAATAGTTTAAGAGATAGGTATTGCCTTTATCGCTCAACTCAAGACAGACAGGTAGTGCTTTTTTCTCTCACAAGTCGCATAATAACtatatcaaaatatcaaatggCAGCTCATTCGGACCCTACACCAAGATTATGTGAAAACAACCCTCAAGTAGATCCTAGAAGCTCCTGGACCATTGACTTCTTGCATCAACCAAGTGTTCATGTTTCCTATTTGTGACTACTACCTTTTACATATTTTAAAATTAGCTAATGTTACAACAGTGATACACATGTTTCAATGAGTCGCAATGCTCACAGGCTACATTTTAACAACCTAGTTAATCATAGGGTTCACTGAGATCAGCAAGGACAATGTAATAAGCTCTACAACACGAGTCAGCCAAGTAAACATCTACTTTGCTACTTAAGgtcaaaaatgaaaaaaatgtgAATTGTATTCCAGAGTGCATATACAGCAAGCTTAGGAGCCTATAGCGAGAGAGCGCCAGACGCAAACAATAGATTCCTCCGAGAAAACTGCAATGGAGAAAAGCAGTTAGTTTGTTTTCACTGCACACGGTAACTACCATATGTTAACTGATGACAGCGGTTTCTCACCCGCAAGTTATAAACAGGAGTCGATTTTGTAGGGAGAGCTTTCAGCAGCCTCAGTCGGTTCGTAGAACCAGCCTTGCTGTTTCACAAAAAGAAAGGATATTTAAAAACTAGAGTAAGGCAAACCAAAGCAGCCTTTTACAAGCAAGCCAATCAACTTACGTGTCATCCATCTTCAGGGCCTTTGTGCTGGACGCGACATCCCAGAGTTTAACAGTGCAATCAGCTGATCCAGATGCAAGCAATGCTCCCTCgcagctataaacaaaggaagaATTGTTTAACTAAGATGATTCTTTGGTATAGCAGATTACCACGCAATTAAGTAATTGTACTTCTCCAAAAACTAAAATCATATGTAACTAGATACAACAGCACAGGGTGACTCATCactgaaagaaaaaaaatgtaCATTTCAAAACAGAAGAACTATCAGTGATATTCAATATAATATGTTGCAGCTTACATCTACTGAAAATAGTGGATACGTGGAAGACATTTTTTacagaattttttttaaacaatAGACCCATAAGATAATCTCCAAAGACTATAATTTCTTTAAAGCGCATAATAAGCAGATACAATATGTTTAAAATTTCTTAAACATGGACCGTCAATGTATACTCAAGAAAAAATAACCACATACGAGCGTTCAAGATACATGACGTGGTCATTTGAAGACAGAATTACGCAACCATCCAGTTAAGTACTCTAAAAAAGGATGGCCAAAATGATTAGTGAACCCATTGCTCATTTATAGGTAAATCTAACCCACTTTGTCAAGCCCTACCATAAACTAATACTCTCTACGCATATTTATTTGGTACGGCAGCTATTGTTTGATTGCCATCAGTAACAAGGACACATGGGATACTAAGCAAGCAAAACAATGTATAATGTGATTACCTGAAAGCAAGTGACCACACACAAGAGTTGTGTCCTGCTAGTGGTGAAACGCAGCGACCAGTAGAGAGATCCCACATCATGATGGTCCCATCTTCATCTCCGGAGGCCATGTATCGGCCATCAGGAGACATTGCCAGGGACAAGACCATACTCCTATGACCAATAAACATCCGTATACATTCACCAGTTTGAACATCCCATAGCCTTACAGTTTTGTCACTAGAGCCGGTGGCAATGTAGTTACAGTTTACATGCCATTGCACACACTGTCAGATAAGTAATATGCAGAAGAGAACATCAGTCAGAATGCAGACTATCAATTCTCAAATCACTACAAGATCTGAGCTAGAAGCACACTTACATCAACATCAGCAAGATGCCCAGCCATTATCCGCAAAGGTTGGATTTTATCCATTGACCATATTCGAGCAGTCCTGTCATGCGAGGCACTGGCAAAATAATGGCCGACTGGACTGAACTGCCACAAAAACATAAATATATGTCAGCAATACAACGCACAATGATGTCTATTCAATAGAACAGAATTAGAAAGCTATGCAACACAAACATATGTGCCGATCATAAGCTATTCAAAAGAATATTAAGCCCAACGGACCTATTCCAAATCCCATCATCAGAAGTGTTCAAAAATGAAGAGCGAACTAGGAATATGTACCACAAGTATTTGCAGTTTCGCACTCGTCTCGCCAAGATCAAGACTAGGGCAAGGACATCTTTTGTAACAATGAGGCCACTATTAGAACTCCAGAAAAGTTTTCTCTCAAAAAAGAACTCCAGAAGTGTTCATTAAAAACTACTGAAATGAGACCACTATTATTAGAACTTCAGAAGAATTCATTTAAAACTACTGAAATGAGGCCACTATTAGAACTTCAGAAGAGTTTCTTAGAAACTACTGAAATCAGGCCACATTAGAACTTCAGAAGAGTTTATTAAAAACTACTGAACAACTGATTGATTGTACGGCATCGACACTGATTGTAATAACAGATCTGAGCATCATTCAAATAAAAACTACTGAATAATCAACTAACTAATCAAATGTTTTGGCCTGAACTAGGCAATCAAGACACCCCATGAAGAAAGAACTCAAATGTTGTTTTCACAACAATGACACGGAGAAAGGATTTGCTCACATACTTGGACATCCCAAACCGGGTAATTGTGTCCTTTGTAACAAACAAGATTGGCATTCAACTTGGTACTCCATAGCCGAACTGTAACAAATATATAGAAAATAGATGAACGGTTAGTTTGATTAAATAAATGAACAAGCAAATGAATGGTACAAAATAAGCATAATGTAAGTGATGCTTTACTTGTTGAATCTGAAGATGATGACAGGAGAAAATCTCCAAATGGACTAAAGGCAGCGGAATAAACTGGTCCAGAATGACCTTGGAATAATGTATACGGTCTTTTCCCCTCAGATGTCGATGACAAGCGCTCGTCCTGTGAAGATCCATTCTCTCCTTGTGAACTAGCTGAGAGTCCAAATTTGACCAATCAGCAAATACCATCAAGATAGAAATGAAAACGCTACTATGTTAGGAAAATTAATGTTCTATGGTTATTCTGAAGTTCTGGACAGGTTCCAGTCAAATACTGCAAAGCCAGTAAAATATTCTAGCATGTCCAACAATAGGTCCAGAAGACATTCATTGCATTGACCATGCATCAGTGCTGCAACACCACCTTAAACTTCAAGGTTATAACTTAAACTAAATGAAATAAACTAGGATCCTTAGAACAAAAAACAACCATGACCGAAATCAGGTGCGCAGTTACAGAAGCATTTCACCATATCACAGTGGAACAAAAACATCAGCAATATGTAGTGTAGAACGACTAACATGTTTTGGCTGGTTGACCAATCTTTGCCATATCCCAAACCTAGTAAAAAAGGAAGTTTTGCCAGTTAATGTAGTGATCACATGAGAAACAAACTATCACCTAAAGGGACTAACCTTCACTGATGAGTCTGAGAACCCACCAACTATCAAAGACCCATCGTTTGATATCGATGAGCAGTTTAATCTGCACTCCACAGGATAATGTTTTCAAACCAAAGTATGCACACTGAAACAGTTGATACTAAATTACAGCTAAGCTTACCCGTTATGTGTATTAAGGAATGTGTAGAAGCTAACAGATGGCAATGCCAAGTTATTCAATTGTGCACGGTTCCGCAGGTCCTCAAGAATTGATTGTTCAACTTCAACAGGCCTGAAGAAAACAAGTAATTTTTCAGGATCATAAACGCAAGGCTGACACTTGACAGATAAAAAAGTAGACAAGTGAGTATGTTCAGCAAAATGGAAAAAGAACAATATTTTGTCCTCCTGAAACTTGTAAGATAACTTTTCCAACAGACCCCCCATAAAACATCTCAGCCTTTATTTTAGGTTCCAAGTCAGGCTCAAGCAAATGACACAGACATGTCTGGAGTATGGATCCACATTCAGTTTATCAGTTATAGGGATGGTATCTATTTTCAAAGAATACAGTTGAGAAATTATTTAGAACTGTAGATAAGAGAATAAATGTTTACGTCGCTGGAAGGGTTAGCCCTGGTTTCACACGAGGTGCTGCAGAAATCATGCTTGTTTCGGATTTCGTATTTTTTCCTGTTGCGCCTACAAGCTTATCCTTTTTGAGCTTTTTGTTAAGAGGACCGCCCTGCTTTCCACCTTCTGAGGATTTTTTCTGTAGCAAAAACAATAAGAAATAATGAAAGATCCAACGTAAATAACAAACAAGGGTATATGGATAGTGGAACCAAGCAATGAACAGCAGCATTCCTGTTCTTAAGATAACAACAGAAGAAGAGAAGAACAAAAACATGCTGCTGAGTGCTGACAAAAAAGGAATGTCCAGGTTTCAATGGCAGAGAGCATAAAACAAACATAATATAACAAGGGTCCCATACTATGGGAGACTTTCTTGCCTTGTTATTATCTTCTGCATCTGCATCCTTGCTTTCTGCTTCAGCTCTATCAGAATCTGAGAGTGCTTTCTCCATGCGCTCCTCAACTGAATCTTCAAGCAACTGCATACTATATATTTAATTTTAACAATAACACATGCCTAAGGATAACGAAgaatctatatctatatctatactacTCTATAGTGTACGAGTTTTAAATGTTTGGATCTCAAAACCAAAAAGCAATGTGAGCCGTTGATAGAGTCAATCAGAGGGCTGAAAATTGTGGGATTCGCAGCTACAGTACGAGCTACAGTACCAGTGAACATGGTAGAACCAGGGGTCCTACCGGACCTGCTCCGGAGGTTGTAGGGAAAGGATGGAGTGGGATGGGGCGATGATCGGGCGCGCCGGCGGCTGGGCGCCATCGCGTCGGagggagatggcggcggcggctagggttccggcTCCTCTGGGAGCCGGGCAATAGGGATAATAATATTCTTATTGCTTAATTCCAAAAAGAGTCTTACAGCCTATATTTATAACCTAGATAACTTGCATAAGAATTAACCTAAGATAACTTGTGGACTAAGATTGCCCGGTGGGCCTAGCTAAACCGGCCATAACACTTCTCCCCGCCTGCacaaacagctcgtcctcgagctgtAAGGTGGGGAAGCGCTTGCGGAACTCCTCGAGGCAATCAACCAGCGTCAAACACCTTCTCGACAGCTGGGGCGGCCAGGTCGGCAGCGACGGCGACCTCCGGAATGTAGTCTGCAACCTCCAGGTAGAAGAGTCGCGAGCAGGCATGGCCGGGCGTGTAGGGCTCGTCGCAGTTGAAGCACAACCCTTGGCGGCGACGCTCGAGTAGCTCGACTGAGGTGAGCCAGCGGAACGGGCGCGCCGCGGTCTCGGCGAGGGGTGCTGCAGAAGCCTGCGCAGGCCGACCCTGCGTGGAATCCGGCCCAGGTAGCGACCCAGTGGTCCGGGACGGTGATTCCTGCTGGATGGCCACCGCGCGGCGCTCGAACGCGCGGGCGTAGTACATGGCCGACTGGAGATCCTAGGGTCCCCGAAGCTCCACGTCCATGCGGATGTGATCCGGAAGTCCACCGACAAAGAGGTCGGCCCGCTGCTGCGCCGTCATGCCCGACGCATGGCATGCCAAGGCCTGGAAACGGTCGGCGAAGTCCTGCACCGTGGAGGTGAAGGGAAGGCGGCCGAGCTCCGCCAGGCGGCTCCCGCGAACCGGAGGCCCAAAGCGAAGGAGGCAGAGCTCGCGGAAGCGCTCCCAAGGGGGCATGCTGCCCTCGTCCTGCTCGAGGGCGTAGTAGGGCTGGCCTGCACCGCGGAGGTGGTAGGATGCTAGCCAAGTGCGCTCCGACGCGAGCGTGCGCTGGCCACGGAAAAACTGCTCACACTGGTTGAGCCAGTTAAGCGGGTCCTCAGTGCCGTCATAAGTGGCGAAATCGATCTTGGCGAACTGTGGCGGCATCTGGGTCGGCGCGCCATGGCCGACAGGCTCGGCGGTGCGGAGCAATGATGATGATGGCTGATGGCGCCCGGTCAACGGTGGGGAGGCCGTCGTAGGCCCTCGCGGAGCCGGACGAGGCCCCGGACTACATCGTGGGTACCGGTGGGTCCCCGACCTCTGTGTAAACTGGCGGTGGCGACGTCCCGGTTAGCCAGGCCGGGGTCGGGGACGGTGACGGCGGAAACCGGACCTGCTGGATCGGAAGTCCTCCCGGTGTGGACTGGCCCAGTCCGGAgctgggcggcggcggtgggagctggaccggcgcgggcggcgcggttGGCGCAGCTGGGGCCGACGTGGGCCAGTGCGGCCACTGCGGCGCTAGGGCGGGTGCGGGAGGCGCGGGTGGCGCCGCGAGAACCGGCGCTGGGGCGGGCGGCGGCTGGAGCGACGGATGGGCCCCGGCGATCGCCACGGGTACAGAGTACCAGGGCGGGTGCAGCAGCGGCGGGGGCCCGTCGGTGTAGCCCCCTTGGAACGGCAGCAAGGGCGTCCCGCTCGGGCCCGATGCGTTCTGGATCAGCCAGTGCATCGCCGGGTGGCTGTAGGCGGGGGGCCGCAGCCGGCGGGGTGGTGTGCGGGCCGGCCAAGTACAGGGAGATGCCCTGGACGGCTGTCACGAGGTCCCGCAGGGTGCTGGTCATCTCCTCCGGCATGAAGACGGAGGTTGTCGGCGGCGCGGAAGTGACGGGGGCCGGCGGCGCGGAGGTGATCGGGGCCGGCGGCGTTGGGGACCCGGCAATGGTCATCGGGGCGGTGGTGATGATGGGCAGCGGCGGCGTGGGTGTTGATGACGACATGATCGAACCCGAGTCTCTGGATACCAAATTGGTAGAACCAGGGGTCCTACCAGACCTGCTCCGGAGGTTGTAAGGAAAGGATGGAGTGGGACGGGGCGATGATCGGGCGCGCCGGCGGCTGGGCACCGTCGCGTCGGAGGGAgatggcggcggctagggttccagCTCCTCTGGGAGCCAGGCAATAGGGATAATAATATTCTTATTGCTTAATTCCAAAAAGAGTCTTACAGCCTATATTTATAACCTAGATAACTCGCATAAGAATTAACCTAAGATAACTTGTGGACTAAGATTGCCCGGTGGGCCTAGCTAAACCGGCCATAACAGAACATACCACTGATTTCTAGAACCATCACTATATACCAATGTAGGAAAAGTTTCACTTGCCTAAGGTTATCCATTCATGCATGCAACTGGTCAAGGTACACACACTGGCAGAGCGTCTGCAACGCGCGCACTAATCGCGTCAGGGAGAAGTAGGAAATTTTCAAGAAGTTGCAAAGTAAGCTCAATGTAGTACGAGATACTAATACTAAGCATGTAAAGCTTTATATACAGGACTGAACCCCTTTTTTTAGGCAACATATATACAAAACAGAATGGCTACAATAATGAACTCGATCAAGATTTACATGCGAAGGTACCATGTTTGAAGGGAGCAAGCAGTGTATCCATGAATTGAACTTTGCACACATATTTAAATGACATGCAAAGCACGTACAATTTACTAGTAAATACTTAAATAGAAAACTGAAAAATTGCACTCATGGAAGAGGTTCGTTTGGGAAGTGGCAAAAACAGTGCTACTAGAGTTTTGTCCCTATTTGATCGGCATTGTTAACCGTTTTGATAGAATAGATAATAGGAAACAAACACATTGATCACGGATGTGCTGAATAACATACCCCCCAATGCACTTCCTTCTGATTTATCTGTTTTGCCAAGTCCTTACTGGTTCCAACCAGAGCAACAACATCCGCATCATCAGAGATCAATGAAGGCTGCCCAGCGGATACTGCCAATATAGATAGAGGGATGTGGTGGAAAAGTGAGAAGCAAGGGTAAGTAAAATGTGTGATATAATCTCGACAGACTGGGAACTGTACCTTCAAAAATTATCCTTTCATTGATTATTCCAAGCATCACGAGAGCTTGTGTTTTCTGGAGATACTGGAGAAGTAATTCATATGAATACTGCAATGAAACACGAGGTAGAAACTCTAAACAGAGCAGTTGACATAATTTTATAGGAAAAACAAAATTGCAGCAAAGGAAAAAGGTGAGATCATGATGTATCATGCAACGAGTTGCCAACTGAACTACAAATCACCACATGGAATGTGCCTTGCCAGCAACATCTGTGAAAAATTGGTCTATATGCGGTTTGTGTCTCATATTTGACACTAGCATTCCGTATATGTATTATGGTATCATGATGACGTATCATCTACTCCTATTTGAAACTAGTTGCCCATTTGGATTCAGGAAGAAAAAGCTTGTAACAAACCTTAGATTGTGTTTGTTTCCCTTGGTCATAACAACACTTACCAAGTAAGTGGTGGAAAAGGGTACACGAGAATAAAGCATCTCAACTTCAAAAACTATTGTCACAACAACAGATATGCATCCAGTGGAACATTTTACCTATGTGCATTGATTTAACTCAAAAGGTGACCCACCCATACAATCGTAGTTGAAACAAAGAGATGGAATGCAAATATAAAAGAACTTGGTGCAGTACTACCTCACATAATTTAATTCTGAATTTATTTTCCCTTAAAGATCGGGCCAGATCCATTTCCTGAAAATTATAGCAGGCAAAACAATAAGTGCATGTTTTGTGAATCCTGAGTAGATAAAATCAAATAAACAAATGAAATCTCCATTCACAGTTGAAGGATGTAAGAGAGCTAAATGACGAACCTCCAAATGCAAAGGAGAAAGAGTGCCTTCCAGCTTTTGGAGATCCCTTGAATGCATCAGTTCATGATCTTCCCGAAATTTAAGGAAAAATTGCCGAGCTGCAAGATTCATGTGTGGTGATATCAACAACAGAAATGCCTCAAATAAACTAAGTGGATGCATAAACTGCAAACAAATATTATCGCAGAAATGTACACCAACTACCAATATCTTCTTGCCTACAAAAATAATTACCTTCTAGTGTATGCCCCTCTGACACTAGATCCATGAAGCAATGGATAAACGCTGGATAAAGGACACGGAGTAATTCATGCTACAATATAAAAAAAATAACTCAGAGGCACGAAATATATATAGCTGAATACAAGGAAATAAAAAAGGCCATTCCATGTAATAGGTACATCAAATTATAGCAAGTAGTCCATCCACCGCAAGCAAATATCCCATTTCCAGTGACTACAATCATGTGAAAAGTACGTGATTATGCTTATGTGAGTGGTTTTTGCTTTTTAGATGGAGCTCTGCAGTGTAAAGACATGCCATAAAACAAAGACCATTTCATAAATGCGACATCTA belongs to Triticum urartu cultivar G1812 chromosome 7, Tu2.1, whole genome shotgun sequence and includes:
- the LOC125525377 gene encoding transcription initiation factor TFIID subunit 5-like isoform X4, whose translation is MSPFVGRPDNDPARYYDGYNKLRSWAYNSLDQYKHELLRVLYPAFIHCFMDLVSEGHTLEARQFFLKFREDHELMHSRDLQKLEGTLSPLHLEEMDLARSLRENKFRIKLCEYSYELLLQYLQKTQALVMLGIINERIIFEVSAGQPSLISDDADVVALVGTSKDLAKQINQKEVHWGLLEDSVEERMEKALSDSDRAEAESKDADAEDNNKKKSSEGGKQGGPLNKKLKKDKLVGATGKNTKSETSMISAAPRVKPGLTLPATPVEVEQSILEDLRNRAQLNNLALPSVSFYTFLNTHNGLNCSSISNDGSLIVGGFSDSSVKVWDMAKIGQPAKTSSSQGENGSSQDERLSSTSEGKRPYTLFQGHSGPVYSAAFSPFGDFLLSSSSDSTIRLWSTKLNANLVCYKGHNYPVWDVQFSPVGHYFASASHDRTARIWSMDKIQPLRIMAGHLADVDCVQWHVNCNYIATGSSDKTVRLWDVQTGECIRMFIGHRSMVLSLAMSPDGRYMASGDEDGTIMMWDLSTGRCVSPLAGHNSCVWSLAFSCEGALLASGSADCTVKLWDVASSTKALKMDDTKAGSTNRLRLLKALPTKSTPVYNLRFSRRNLLFASGALSL
- the LOC125525377 gene encoding transcription initiation factor TFIID subunit 5-like isoform X2, producing MEDEEMERKVQQYLHRKGFRLTELALQEERNRLSTTSLSDVSLSRPDNDPARYYDGYNKLRSWAYNSLDQYKHELLRVLYPAFIHCFMDLVSEGHTLEARQFFLKFREDHELMHSRDLQKLEGTLSPLHLEEMDLARSLRENKFRIKLCEYLQKTQALVMLGIINERIIFEVSAGQPSLISDDADVVALVGTSKDLAKQINQKEVHWGLLEDSVEERMEKALSDSDRAEAESKDADAEDNNKKKSSEGGKQGGPLNKKLKKDKLVGATGKNTKSETSMISAAPRVKPGLTLPATPVEVEQSILEDLRNRAQLNNLALPSVSFYTFLNTHNGLNCSSISNDGSLIVGGFSDSSVKVWDMAKIGQPAKTSSSQGENGSSQDERLSSTSEGKRPYTLFQGHSGPVYSAAFSPFGDFLLSSSSDSTIRLWSTKLNANLVCYKGHNYPVWDVQFSPVGHYFASASHDRTARIWSMDKIQPLRIMAGHLADVDCVQWHVNCNYIATGSSDKTVRLWDVQTGECIRMFIGHRSMVLSLAMSPDGRYMASGDEDGTIMMWDLSTGRCVSPLAGHNSCVWSLAFSCEGALLASGSADCTVKLWDVASSTKALKMDDTKAGSTNRLRLLKALPTKSTPVYNLRFSRRNLLFASGALSL
- the LOC125525377 gene encoding transcription initiation factor TFIID subunit 5-like isoform X3; this encodes MEDEEMERKVQQYLHRKGFRLTELALQEERNRLSTTSLSDVSLSRPDNDPARYYDGYNKLRSWAYNSLDQYKHELLRVLYPAFIHCFMDLVSEGHTLEARQFFLKFREDHELMHSRDLQKLEGTLSPLHLEEMDLARSLRENKFRIKLCEYSYELLLQYLQKTQALVMLGIINERIIFEVSAGQPSLISDDADVVALVGTSKDLAKQINQKEVHWGKKSSEGGKQGGPLNKKLKKDKLVGATGKNTKSETSMISAAPRVKPGLTLPATPVEVEQSILEDLRNRAQLNNLALPSVSFYTFLNTHNGLNCSSISNDGSLIVGGFSDSSVKVWDMAKIGQPAKTSSSQGENGSSQDERLSSTSEGKRPYTLFQGHSGPVYSAAFSPFGDFLLSSSSDSTIRLWSTKLNANLVCYKGHNYPVWDVQFSPVGHYFASASHDRTARIWSMDKIQPLRIMAGHLADVDCVQWHVNCNYIATGSSDKTVRLWDVQTGECIRMFIGHRSMVLSLAMSPDGRYMASGDEDGTIMMWDLSTGRCVSPLAGHNSCVWSLAFSCEGALLASGSADCTVKLWDVASSTKALKMDDTKAGSTNRLRLLKALPTKSTPVYNLRFSRRNLLFASGALSL
- the LOC125525377 gene encoding transcription initiation factor TFIID subunit 5-like isoform X1, giving the protein MEDEEMERKVQQYLHRKGFRLTELALQEERNRLSTTSLSDVSLSRPDNDPARYYDGYNKLRSWAYNSLDQYKHELLRVLYPAFIHCFMDLVSEGHTLEARQFFLKFREDHELMHSRDLQKLEGTLSPLHLEEMDLARSLRENKFRIKLCEYSYELLLQYLQKTQALVMLGIINERIIFEVSAGQPSLISDDADVVALVGTSKDLAKQINQKEVHWGLLEDSVEERMEKALSDSDRAEAESKDADAEDNNKKKSSEGGKQGGPLNKKLKKDKLVGATGKNTKSETSMISAAPRVKPGLTLPATPVEVEQSILEDLRNRAQLNNLALPSVSFYTFLNTHNGLNCSSISNDGSLIVGGFSDSSVKVWDMAKIGQPAKTSSSQGENGSSQDERLSSTSEGKRPYTLFQGHSGPVYSAAFSPFGDFLLSSSSDSTIRLWSTKLNANLVCYKGHNYPVWDVQFSPVGHYFASASHDRTARIWSMDKIQPLRIMAGHLADVDCVQWHVNCNYIATGSSDKTVRLWDVQTGECIRMFIGHRSMVLSLAMSPDGRYMASGDEDGTIMMWDLSTGRCVSPLAGHNSCVWSLAFSCEGALLASGSADCTVKLWDVASSTKALKMDDTKAGSTNRLRLLKALPTKSTPVYNLRFSRRNLLFASGALSL